GACGTGCTTGCCGAGCGCGCCGGCGGCCCCGAGCACGATGATCCGCGCCATCGGGCGTGAGCGTACCAGCTGGATCGAGCGGCCAAGGCTCGTCAGGCGCGGGCGGAGCTGGCTGCGCCCCGTCAGCGCCGGCTGACTTGTGACCCGCGCGGCGGCCCGCGAAGATGCGCGGACATGACCGCCGATGACCTGATCGCACGCCTCGGCCTGACGCCGCACCCCGAGGGCGGCTACTACCGCGAGACCTGGCGCGACCACGGCCCCGACGGCGGCCGCGGCCACGGCACCGCGATCTACTTCCTCTTGCGCGCCGACGACCGGCACCGCTGGCACAAGGTCGACGCGGTCGAGATCTGGCACCACTACGCCGGCGCGCCGCTGACCCTGGCGATGTCCGACGGCGCGGCGCCGGTGACGACCGTCGAGCTGGGTGACGACCTCGCCGCGGGTCAGCGCCCGCAGGCGATCGTGCCGGCCGGGTGGTGGCAGCAGGCCCGCCCTCAGGGCGCGTGGTCGCTGGTCGGCTGCACGGTGGCGCCGGCGTTCGTGTTCGAGACGTTCGAGCTGGCGCCGCCGGACTGGACCCCGCCGGGCGGATGAGCGCGCCGATCAGCGCGGGGGCGGCGGCGTGCGGCGATCGTCGAGCTGGACCGTGACCGGCGGCGCGCCGACGAGCTCGAAGGTCGCGGACGCCAGCGCGACCGCGCCGCCGGTGGCGTCGATCTCGTCGAGGATGCGCGTGAACAAGCGATCCTTGGTGATCCGGCGGGCCTTGTAGTCGACGGCGTACCGGACCGTGAACTCGATCCAGTTGTCGTTCGCCACGATCGTCACCATCGGCTCGAGCTTCGCGTCCTCGATCCGGTACCGGCGCACCAGCTCGGCCCAGGACACCTTGGCGGTCGCGGCGTAGGCCCCGACCACCTCGGCCGCGACCCGCTCGAGGATGGCGCGGGCGGCCCGGTGGTCGCTGCCGTACTTGATCGGCACGGTGAGCTCGTCCCACAGGAACGGGAACTCGCCGCTGTAGTTGAAGACCGGCTCCTTGAACACGAAGCTGTTGGCGACCCGGACGATCCGGCCGCTGTAGAGGTCGCCCTTGACCCAGCCGCCGCACTCCATGACCGTGGTCCGCAGGATGCCGATGTCGATCACGTCGCCGAGGATCCCGCCGAGCTGGATCCGATCGCCGGGGCCGTAGAACCGCCCGAACGACAGCGCCAGCCACCCGGCCACGCTGGCGATGACCTCCTGCAGCGCGAACCCGATGCCGACGCTGAGCGCGCCCAGCACGACCGTCACGCGACCGAAGTCGCCGCTGAGGATCGACAGCCCGGCGATCGCGACCGCGAGGTAGCCGAGCGCGCCGATCAGCTTGCGCACGCGGTAGCGCGTGTCCTTGTCGTCGATCGCCCGCGCCGCCCCCGCCCGCAAGAGCCGCGTCACCACGACCACCACGACGACGGCGACCAGCAGCGCGCCGCCCTGGCGGGCGTAGGCGTTGGAGGTGAGCTCGTCGAGGGTCATCGGCCGTCGCCAGTGTACGCCATCGCCACGCGGCGGTCGGCCCTACCCCTTCACCGTCGCCAGCGGCCACAGCCGCGCCACGCGCCGCGCGACGCCGGCGCGCGCGACGGTGTCGACCACCGGCGTCACGTCCTTGTAGGCCCAGGGGCCCTCCTCCTTCAGGCGATCGTCGTGGCGGGCCATGACGTCGCGCCGGCGCCGCACGATCGGATCGTCGACGTCGACCGGCGTGATCACCCGCAGGCCGGCCCGCGCCGCGTCCCAGACCGCCGGCTCGACGTGGCGGGCGGCGCCGCGGGCGACCGACCGACCGGCGCCGTGACACGCGCTGCACAGCGTCGCGATCGCGCCGTCGCCCGCGAGCAACCAGCTGGCCGCGCCCATCGAGCCCGGGATGATCACCGGGTGCCCGGTCCACCCGAACGGCCCGGCCCCACCGTCGGGGCCGGGCGCCGGACACGCGCCCTTGCGGTGCAGGTGCAGATCGTCGTCGCCGGGCCAGATCAGGTTGTGGGGCGCGTCGTAGATCAGCCGCACGTCGACCGCGCGGCCCAGCACCCGGGCCAGCACCTGCGCCGCCAGCCGCACCAGCACCAGGCGGTTCACGAACGCGAAGTTGGCGGCGTTGGCCAGCGCGTCGAGGTAGCGCGCCGCCAGCGTCGCGTGCGGCCCGGCGGTCGGCAGCGGGTAGAAGCCGTGGGCCGGGTGCGGCACGCCGGCCGGGTAGATCGCGCGCGCCTGATCGGCGAACCAGCCGCCGACCAGGTGGCCGAGCCCGACCGAGCCCGAGTGGGCCATGATCGCGACCTGGCCGCGGCCGACGCCCCAGGCGTGCGCGATCCGACCGTCGCTGAGCTCGTCGACGACCTGCAGCTCGACGAAGTGGTTGCCGCCGCCGATCGAGCCGATCTGCGCGTCGCGGCCGTGGATCCCGCCCGACGAGCGGACCCAGTCGCCGAAGGTGTGCAGGTCGCGCGCGGGCAGGCCGCCGCCCAGGTGCGCGCGCGCCAGGTCGGCCGCGAGCCCGGCGGCGGTGAGCCCGCGCCAGACGCCGTGGTCGGCGTTGTCGGCGAAGGTGTCGACCAGGCCGGCGACGCCGCGGCGCAGGATCGCCTCGCGCTGCGCCGGCGACAGCGGCACGTCGCGCCCGCCCTCGAAGTACGCGTGGCGCAGCGGCCGCGCCAGCGCGTCGAGGTGCGGCGCCAGCTCGTCGGCGGTGACGTCGGTGACGGCGAGGCGCATGCCGCAGCACACGTCGTTGCCGACCGCCTGGGGCACGACGAAGCCGCGGCACGCCGCGACGGTGCCGACCGGGATGCCGCTGCCCTTGTGCAGATCGGGCGTGAGCACGACCTGCTCGAGGCGCCCGGGCTGGTCGCCCCAGTACGGCGCGATCGCGCCGCGCCGCTGGCGCTGCCACAGGTCGTCGAGGGTGCCGGCCAGGCGGGCGAAGTCGACGGCGGCGACGATGGCGTCGTCCTCGACCGGCACGTCGGCGCCGGCCAGGAGCGTCATCGGGACGCCGTCAGGGTGATCGATGGTGACGTGCGCGTCGTCGGTCCGACGGACGCGGTCGCGGACACGGAAGCTGCTGGACATGACGGGCTGACTCCGGCGCGGCGCAGGCCGCGCGGACGGGCGCGTCCTCGAGCGAGCGCGCACGGACGCGCCACGGCTCGAGGACCGAGGGAAGGAACGACGCGCCAGCAGCGACCGTGCGTCGTCCGGCCACACTACGGATCTGGCGCGCGAGGTCAAGCTCGAACTTCGCCGCCGGGGCCGCGCTACGCTGCCGCGCGATGCTCTGGATCCAGCAGGTCGACGTCATCTACACCAAGCGCGCGCGGGGCGCGCCGGCGGCGACGATGCGCAACCGGCTACCGCGCGCGTTCGCGATGGCGGCGCCGGCGGCGGCCTACGCCTTCGCGCACGTCCGTCAGCTCGAGCGCGGCGACCTCGAGGGCGTGCCGGTCGCCTTCGCGGTCGAGCGGGTCAGCGCGCGCACCGCCGCGGCCGCGCCTGAGGTCGAGGGCGACGTCGGGATCGCCCTCACCGCCGAGCGCGCGACGCTCGCGCTCCGCTGGAGCCCGGCCGTCGGCCAGCCGCCGCGGGCCGCGCGCACCGGCATCGCGCTCGAGCCCGGCCAGGTCGCGCGGCTGATCATCAACGGGCGGGTCTCGACCCACGACGAGCCGTACTACCTCGAGCGCACCATCAACGTGGCGCTGGGCGCCGCGCTGGCCCCGGACGTCTTCGTCGCGGCGCCGCCGACCACGATCGTCGATCTGCGCGCCGACCTGTTCTGATCACCGCTCGCGGTCACGCGCCCGTCATCGGTCGTCGTGCTCGGGCAACGGTCCGAACAGCTGCGCGCTCCACCGTTGCACCGGGTGCGCGGGCCGCCCGGTGATCATCGTGCGCCCGTCGGGGTAGGCCGCGGTCTCGGCCAGCGCCGCGGGCACGGCGACGCAGCGCCCGTCCCGGGCCAGCGCTGCGGCGGCGTCGATCGTGTCGGCGCGGTGGACGTCCTCGCGGCAGCCGTCGCAGTGCCGGACGCCAGCGCTGGCCGTGGGCGCGAGCTGCTCCCACGACCGCGGGCACGCGTACGCGAACCGGACCCCGGGGTGGCGCGCGCGCGCCTCGCCGCAGTTGAGCAGGTGTTGCGGCTCGCGGACCAGCGCCCACCACCCCGGGTCGACCTGGGGCACGAGCGCGGTCAGACGCGCGCGCGCGGCCGGTGCGTCGGCCGCCGTCGGCTCGGCCGAGAGGCGCGCCGTCAGCGCGACCACCTCGCCGCGGACGTCGCCGCGCGCCGTCAGGAAGTCCGCGTAGGCAACCCGCTCGGCGGCGGTGACCACGCGGCCGCTGAAGAACGGCCGCGCCACCGGACCCTCGTCGGGATCGTGCATGATCTCGAGCAGGCGGTAGCCGAAGTGCTGGTCGTCACCGATGAGCTCGACGGGCGTGGACGTCATGGCGCGACCACGGTAGCGCGAGCGCGGCGCGGATGCCCGCCGGCGCGCAGGATCGTGCGACGCTCGCCCGATGCTCACGGCCGAGATCGACCGCCTGCGCGGGCTGCTCGACGAGGATCTCGAGGGGTTCGTCGCCCGGGTCGTGGCCAGCCCGTGGTTCCGCGACGTGCTCCGCGGCGTGTTGCCGCAGCTCCAGGCCCGCCCCGACGCGGTCGCGGCGCTGCGCGCGCGCCTGCCCGACTACCGTCAGCGCGAGCTGACGACCTGGCTCAGGCGCACGCTCCTCCCGCTGCCCACCCCGCGCGGCGTCGCCGACTTCTGCGCGCTCGCCACCGCCCGAGCGCGGCGCCTCGACCCCGCGTTCCCGCTGCTCGATCCGACCGCGCTGGTGGTGACCTACCGCGGCTACTGCGCCGTGCGCGAGGAGCTCGATCGCCGGATCGACGGCCGCGGCTGGACCGCCGCGATCGAGGACCGCGACGTCGGCCCGGCCGAGGTCATCCACGAGGTCGAGTGGCGCGCGACCGCCCACGCGCCGACCTGGTCGCTGACCGTCGAGCTCGCCGAGGTGTCGTCGATGCCGTGGGCCTGGGAGGAGCTGGTCGCCGTCACACCCGCCGGCGCATGAGCCCGTAGTAGACCGCGGCGGCGACGCCCGACGACACGAACCAGGCCCAGGTGTAGAGGTGGTTGAACAGCGCTGGCACCGTCGCCGGCGCCGCGCCGCTGGCCGCGACCAGGAACCCGGGCAGGCACGGCAAGACGCCCAGGCCGAACGCCGCCATCGCCCGCCAGTTGACGCCGCCGCTGTACTCGTAGCGCCCGCCGCGGCGGTACAGGTCGTCGACCTCGAGGACGGTCCGGCGCAGCGCGAAGTAGTCGACGATCATGATCGCGCCGATCGGCCCGAGCAGCACGCCGTAGCCCACCAGCCACACGAAGATATAGTTGCCGGCCGACTTCAGGATCAGCCACGGGCAGATCACCATGCCGATGACCGCGGTGATGAGCCCGCCGGCGCGGTAGCTGATCTTCGACGGCGCCAGGTTGGCGAAGTCGTTGGCCGGCGACACGACGTTGGCGGCGATGTTGGTCGACAAGGTCGCGATCGCGAGGCCCAGCATCGACAGCCCGACGATCAGCGGGCTGCCGAACTTGGTCACGAGCTGATCGGGGTAGGCGATGGCCTCGCCGAACACCAGCACCGTGGCCGCGGTGGTCGCGACGCCGATGAACGCGAACAGGGTCATCGAGGTCGGCATCGCCAGCGCCTGGCCCAGGACCTGATCGCGCTGGCTCCGCGCGTAGCGCGAGAAGTCGGGGATGTTGAGCGCGAGCGTGGCCCAGAACGACACGCCCGAGGTCAGCGCCACCGCGAACGTCTCCGACAGCGGCTTGGTCGCCGGCTGCGACATGATCGTGCCGAGCCCGCCGCCGCGGACGATGGCCCAGCCGAGCAGGCCGGCGCCGCACAGGAGCAGGAACGGCGCCGCCAGGGTCTCGAGCCACTTGATCGACTCCATCCCGCGCCAGATGAAGAACACGTTGATCAACCAGAACACGACGAACCAGCACAGCGGCGCCACGTCGGCGCCGAGGAAGGTCACGTCGGGCAGCGACACCGACGGCGCGAGCGCCGAGGCGGTCGCCCACAGCCCGAGCCCGCCGAACCAGCACTGGATGCCGAACCAGCCGCAGGCGACCAGCGCCCGCAGCATCGCGGGCAGCTGGGCGCCGCGCACGCCGAACGACGCGCGCACGACCACCGGGAACGGGATGCCGTAGCGGGTGCCGGGGTGGCCGTTGGCCATGAGCGGCACCAGCACGATCAGGTTGGCCAGGGCGATCACCATGACCGCCTGCCACGCGCTCATGCCGCTGCCGACCCGCTCCGACGCCAGGGTGTAGGTCGGCACGCAGATGGCCATGCCGACCCACAAGGCCGCGATGTGGCCGGTGCGCCAGGTCCGCCTCTCGAGCGGGACCGGCGCCAGGTCTTCGTTGTAGAGCGCGGGGTCGTGCATCGCGGGCGATCATAGACCGCCCCGGCGCGGTCAGGTCGAGCGCGGCCGGCGCCGACCGCGCCCGATCACTGGACCGACTCGGGCCACTCCATCTGGCGATCGAGCGCCCACAGGTCGGCGTCCTCGAACTTCATCCCGTCGGCGGCGAGCACGCGCAGCGAGCTGGCGATGACCTCGGCCTTGGCCGCGGTCGCGGGGATCTCGAGGTGATCGAGCTCGAAGCTGCACCAGCTCCTGGGCTTGCACGCGTACTTCTTGCCCGACATCGACCAGAAGTCGAAGTCCTTCTCGAACGGGGTGCCGACCTTGACCTTGACCCGCTGCCCGTCCTTGTCGGCGTAGCGCATCAGGATGCCGTAGCCGGCGACGGTCTTGTCGGAGAAGTTGTAGGCCTTGACGTCGAGCGCGCCGCGCTCGCCCGGCGTCACCTTGGTGACCTGGAACGTGAGCGGGGCGCCGGTGGCGGGCTTGGGCGGAGGCGCGCCGCCGCCGCCGCTGCCGCCGGAGCAGGCGACGGCGGGGACGGTCAGGGCGAGGACGAATGAGGCGAGGAGGCGAGACATCGGGCGAGTCCTTTCGTGGATGGCGACCGTATATCCACGGCGCGTGCCAGGCGCGGGCGCGAGTGGGTCCAGGTAGTTGCGCTGACCGGCGCGCGGCGCCCTGCCATCGATGGCAGCGGCGCTGCCGGATCCGGCAGCAGCGCTACTCGAGGTATCGGTACAGCGAGCGCACCCCGATGCCCAGCGCCAGGGCCGCGGCCTCGCGATCGCCGCCGCAGCGCGCGAGCGCCGCGGTGACGTAGGCCTTCACGAACGCGTCGCGGGCCTCGGCCAGCGGCGCGTCACGGTCGACCGCGGCCGGCCCGGCGCCGGGCGTGGCCGGCGCGGCTGGGAGCTGCAGGTCCGCGACCGCGATCGTGCTGCCGTCGGCGAGGATCGCGGCCCGGCGCATCGCGGCCTTGAGCTCGCGCACGTTGCCCGGCCAGGCGTGGGCCCGGAGCGCCGCCTCGGCGGTGGGCGCCAGCGCGTGCGTCGGCAGCCCGAGCTGCTGCTCGATCTGGCGCAGGAACAGCCGCGCCAGCAAGAGCACGTCGTCGCCGCGGTCGCGCAGCGGCGGCACGTCGATCCGCACCTCCTGGATGCGGTAGAGCAGATCCTCGCGGAACCGCCCCGCGGCCACCTCGGCCGCGAGATCGCGGTGGGTGGCGGCGAACAACCGGAAGTCGACCGCGCGGGCCTCGGTGTCGCCGAGCCGACGGACCTCGCGCTGCTCGAGTACGCGTAGGAGTGCGGCCTGCATCGCCAGCGGCATGTCGCCGATCTCGTCGAGGAACAGCGCCCCGCCGGCGGCGGCCTCGATCAGGCCGGCGCGATCGCTGGCGGCGCCGGTGAACGCGCCCTTGCGGTACCCGAACAGCTCGGCGTCGAGCAAGGACGGCGACACCGCGGCGCAGTTGATCGCCACCAGCGGCCGACCGGCCCGGCGGCTGCGCGCGTGCAGGGCCCGGGCGACGACCTCCTTGCCGGCGCCCGACGGGCCGCCGATCAGCACCGACAGATCGGTGGGGCCGACCCGGGCGATCAGCCGGCGCACCGCCTCGATCGGCGCCGAGTCGCCGAGCACGTCGTCGGGGCCGGCCGCGGGCGCCTCCCGGCGGCGGACCTGGGCCAGGAACGGCAGCGCCAGCGCCGCGACCACCTTGAGGTCGGCGTGGACCCGCTCGGGCAAGACCAAGGGCCGCGCGCGGCCGCCGACGAAGATCGCGCCGAGCGTGCGCCCGCCCAGGCGCAGCGGCAGGCACACCACCGCGCGCAGGCCCAGGCGCACCACCGAGCGGACGTCGCGGTACGGCCCGGCCGCGACGTCGTCGGCGCGCACCGCGGCGCCGCTGCCGAGCACCTCGTCGACGATCGTGTCGCTGAGCAGCTGGTCGGCGTCGTCGAGGGTGCGGCCGCTGGCGTCGCGGGCGACCGCGACCGTGAAGCCGCCGCGCTCGGCCAGGATGACCGCCCCCAGGTCGGCGCCGGCCACGGCGATGACCCCGTCGACGATCGTGGTCAGGGCGTCGGCCGGACCGTCGGCGCCGGCCAGGCGCTCGGCCAGGACGTCGAGCGCCAGGGTCTCGCCCGCGGTGACCAGCCCGACCGAGTAGCCGTCGATCTGCACCACCTGATCGGCCACCAGCGTCAGGCGCTGGCCCCCGGCGAGCACGTGCACGTCGACCGCGCCGCCGACCCGGTGGATCGTGGCCCAGTGGGCCGGCAGCGCCGCGACCCGCAGATCGGCGGCCGGCGCCGATCCGACCGTGGTGATCTGCTTGACCAGCGGCGCTCGAACCGCTACCCCACTGCTCGAGGAGACGATCAGCTCGTACCCCGGCCGCGTGGACCGCTCCGCTTCCATACGCCTGGGTTCATACCAGGTTCGCGAACGCCTCGGCGAAGGGGGCAGCGGACAGGTGTATCGAGCCGACGGCCCCGACGGGCCCGTGGCCATCAAGGTGCTCGCGCCCGCGGCCGAGCTCGACCCCGCGGCCCGGACCCGGTTCGCCCACGAGGCCGCGGCCCTGGCGGCGCTGCGCCACCCGGCGCTGGTGACGCTGCTCGATCACGGCGTCGACGACGAGCTCGGGCCATACCTGGTGCTGCCGTTGCTGGCGGGCCCGACCTTGCGGGCCCTGGCCGCCGGCGCGGCGCTGCCGCCCGAGGCCGCCGCGCTCCTGGCCGCGCCGATCGCCGGCGCGGTCGCCGCGCTCCACGCGGCCGGCTACGTCCACCGCGATCTCAAGCCCGACAACGTGATCGCCAGCCCCGACGGCCGCGTCACGGTGATCGACCTGGGCCTGGCGTGGCGCGACGGCATGACCCGGCTGACCGAGACCGGCACGACGGTGGGCTCGATCGGCTACATGGCGCCCGAGCAACTCGAGGGCCGCGCCGTCGACGCCGCCGCCGACGTGTGGGCGATCGGCGTGATGCTCTACGAGTGGACCGCCGGGCGCCGGCCGTTCGCGCGGGCGCGCGGCGGCGAGGAGGCGGCCGCGACGCTGATCGGCACCTACCCGGCGCTGACGTCGATCGATCGCCGGGTCGACGCCGAGCTCGGCGCGCTGGTGGCGCGGTGCCTGGCGCCGGCGCCCGAGGCTCGCCCGACCGCGGCCGCGCTGGCGACCGCGCTCGCGACCTGGCTCGCGGCCCACGACCTCGACGGCGCCGACGACGACGAGCGCGCCGCGCTGATCGCCGCGCCCGCGGCCTACCAGGCCCGGGTGGCGCCGCGGCAGGTGCGCGCGGCGGCCGCGGCGGCGGGCGCGGCGCTGGCGGGCGGGGAGCCGTTCGCCGCGCTGGCCGCGTGCGATCGCGGCCTGGCCTACGCGCCCGACGACGCGGCCCTCGCCGCGCTGGTGCAGGCGGCCGAGCGCGCGACCGCGGTCGCCACCGCGCCCGCCCCGACCGCCGCGCCGATCGCGGCGACCGCGCCGACCACCGTCGCCACGCCGCGGCGACGACGCGGCCCGCTGCTCGTGGCGATCGCGGCCGCGCTGATCGCGCTGGTGGTGATCGCGATGCTCGCGGACGGGCGCCCGGCCACGACCTCGGACTGGCGCGCGGAGCCGGCGCGCGCGTCGGAGCCGAGCGGCTGGACGACCACCACGACCACGTCGCGGACCGAGCCGGCGACGCCCGAGGAGCGCGCCCTGGCGCGAGACTTCGTGGGGCTGTTCGGCAAGGTCCTCGACGCGTCGGCCGCCCAGCGCGCCGGCGAGGCCGACCCGACCAGCGCCCGCGGCTGGTTCGAGCGCTCGCGGCGCGAGCCGCCGGCCGACGCCGTCGCCAGCCTGCGCCAGGCGGTGGCGCTCGCGCCCGACTGGCCCGAGGCCTACCGCGATCTGTGCGTGCGCCTGCTCCAGACCGGCGCCGACGCCGGCGCGGCGTGCGCGCGGGCGCTCGAGCTGGCGCCGCGCGATCACGAGGTCCGCGGCCTGCGCGCGATCACGCTGCTGCAGGCCAAGGACTACCAGGCGGCGATCGCCGACCTCACCCAGGTGATCGCCGCCGACGACACCGCCGCCTGGCGGATCGGGCGCGGCAAGGCCTACGCCCGGCTCGGGCAGCGCAAGGCCGCGGTCGCTGACTTCGCGCGCGCGTGCAAGCTCGGCGACGCCGATGGCTGTACGCTGGCGGCCGAGGCCCCGGCCCCGCCCCGCTGACCCATGGCGACCAACCAGCGCAACAACCCGCTCCACGGCCTCACGCTCGAGGCGATCGTGACCGAGCTGGTCGCGACCTACGGCTGGGCCGACCTCGGGACCCGCGTGCGGATCCGGTGCTTCACCGACGATCCCAGCGTGCCGTCGAGCCTGAAGTTCCTGCGCAAGACCCCGTGGGCGCGCGCCAAGGTCGAGGACCTGTACCTGTTCATGCTGCGCGAACGGGCCCGGGCCGCGCGCGGCCAGCGCTGACCGACGGCGCCGTGATCGCGCCGCCGCCGGCTGACCCGCGCCGGCGGCGGTGGCATGGTCGGGCGATGCTCGACGCGCGCTGCCCGTGCGGCTCCGATCTGCCCGAGGCCGGGTGCTGCGCCGCGATCCTGGCCGGCGCGCCGGCGCCGACCGCGCTGGCGTTGATGCGGTCGCGCTACACCGCGTACGTGCGCGGCGCGGTCGACCACCTGATCGCCACGCACGATCCGGCCACGCGCCGCGGCGTCGATCGCGCCGGGCTGGTCGCCTGGACCGCCGCGACCACCTGGGCCGGGCTGACGATCGTCGCCACGGTCGCGGGCGGCGTCGACGACGCGACCGGCATCGTCGAGTTCGCCGCCGCGGGCGTGCACCGCGGCGCGCCGTTCACGCAGCGCGAGCGCTCGCGGTTCCGCCGCCTCGATCAGCGCTGGGTCTACGTCGACGGCGCCGTCGCCGCGCCCGAGCGCCCCGGGCCCAACGCGCCGTGTCCGTGCGGCAGCGGCACCAAGTACAAGCGCTGCCACGGCCGCGGCTGACGCCCGCGGGCGCGCGGCCACAAGTCGCGGCCGGCGCCCGTCGGCGCGACGCCGACCGGCTACACTGCCGCCATGCTCGGCCCGTCCCCCGCGCGCACCGCCCGATGACCCGCGCCAGCCCCCGCCCCCGCGCCGACGATCACGCCCTGGTCGGGCACCTCCTCGACGATCTGATCGGCGCCGCGCTGGTGCTCGACCGCGAGCTGCGCGTGCGCTTCGCGACGCCGGCGGCCGAGGCGATGCTCGGCTCGCAGGCGCCGCTGGGCACGTCGGCGGCGACGCTCTTGTGCGGCGATCGCGGCAAGCGCCCGTTCGCCGAGGCCCTGGCCGAGGGCGTGCCGTTCCAGGCGCTGATCGCCCACCCGGGCCGCGGCGACGCCCAGGTGCGGGTGAGGTCGATCCCGATCGTCGCCGACGTCGACGGGCCGCCGGTCGGCTGGACCGTGTACCTGGCCGACGCCGCCGAGGACGCGGGCGCGCCGGTGCTGTTCCACGGCATGTGGACCCGCGACGCGCGCATGAAGACGCTGTTCCGGATCGTCGAGCGCGTGGCCGACACCGACGAGACCGTGCTGGTCCGCGGCGAGACCGGCGCCGGCAAGGAGCTGGTCGCGCGGGCGCTGCACGCGCTGTCGCCGCGCCACGCCGGCCCGTTCCGCGCGCTCAACTGCGCGGCGCTGCCGGCCAACCTGCTCGAGAGCGAGCTGTTCGGCCACGCCAAGGGCGCGTTCACCGGCGCCATCAAGGACAACCCGGGGCACTTCCAGCTCGCCCACGGCGGCACGCTGTTCCTCGACGAGGTCGCCGAGCTGCCGCTCGAGCTCCAGGCCAAGCTCCTGCGCGTGCTCGAGACCCGCACGGTGCTGCCGGTCGGCGGGCGCGACCCGGTGCCGGTCGACGTGCGGGTGGTCTCGGCCACCCACCGCGCGCTGCGGGCCGAGGTCGAGGCCGGGCGGTTCCGCGCCGACCTGATGTTCCGCCTGCGCGTGATCCCGGTGCGGCTGCCGCCGCTGCGCGAGCGGCCCAGCGACGTCGAGCTCTTGACCGAGAAGCTGATCACCGAGTGGAACGGCCACGGCCGCCGCCAGGTCGTCAGCGTCGCGCCGGCGGCGGCGGTCGCGCTCGAGCGCCACGCCTGGCCCGGCAACGTGCGCGAGCTGCGCAACGTGATCGCCTACGCGTTCGCGATCGGCGACGGCCCGGTGCTCGAGCTGCGCGACCTGCCCGACGAGCTGGCGGCGCCGCTGCCGCTGGCGGCCGAGGTCACCGTGACGGCGGCGCCGCCGCTGGCCGACGTGGGGCCGCCCGAGGCCCGCCGCATCCGCGACGCGCTGGCCCGCACCGCCGGCAACCGCGACCGCGCCGCGCGCCTGCTCGGGCTGTCGCGCGTGACGCTGTGGCGCCGGATGCGCGCGCTCGGGATCGAGGAGTAGTCAGCGCCGGACCCAGCCGTGCTGGGCCAGCATCCCGACGAGCATCGCGACCACGAACAGCACGCCGGTGGTGCTGCCGGACGCCGCCGCGACCACGCCCGGGCCCGGGCACAGGCCGCCCAGGCCCCAGCCGACGCCGAAGATCGCCGCGCCGACCACCAGCCCGGCGTCGATGTCGCGCCGGCTCGGGAGGTGGAACGCGGTGTCGACCCACGGCGTCTTCCGCCAGCGCTGCACCAGGCGCATGAGCGGCGCGTAGACCAGGATCGCGCCGCCCATGACGAACGCCAGGCTGGGATCCCAGCTGCGGCTCACGTCGAGGAAGCCGACCACCTTGGCCGGATCGGTCATGCCGCTGAGGAGCAGGCCGGCGCCGAACAGGCCACCGATCACGGTCGCGAGCACGA
This genomic window from Myxococcales bacterium contains:
- a CDS encoding protein kinase; translation: MYRADGPDGPVAIKVLAPAAELDPAARTRFAHEAAALAALRHPALVTLLDHGVDDELGPYLVLPLLAGPTLRALAAGAALPPEAAALLAAPIAGAVAALHAAGYVHRDLKPDNVIASPDGRVTVIDLGLAWRDGMTRLTETGTTVGSIGYMAPEQLEGRAVDAAADVWAIGVMLYEWTAGRRPFARARGGEEAAATLIGTYPALTSIDRRVDAELGALVARCLAPAPEARPTAAALATALATWLAAHDLDGADDDERAALIAAPAAYQARVAPRQVRAAAAAAGAALAGGEPFAALAACDRGLAYAPDDAALAALVQAAERATAVATAPAPTAAPIAATAPTTVATPRRRRGPLLVAIAAALIALVVIAMLADGRPATTSDWRAEPARASEPSGWTTTTTTSRTEPATPEERALARDFVGLFGKVLDASAAQRAGEADPTSARGWFERSRREPPADAVASLRQAVALAPDWPEAYRDLCVRLLQTGADAGAACARALELAPRDHEVRGLRAITLLQAKDYQAAIADLTQVIAADDTAAWRIGRGKAYARLGQRKAAVADFARACKLGDADGCTLAAEAPAPPR
- a CDS encoding DUF2132 domain-containing protein — encoded protein: MATNQRNNPLHGLTLEAIVTELVATYGWADLGTRVRIRCFTDDPSVPSSLKFLRKTPWARAKVEDLYLFMLRERARAARGQR
- a CDS encoding SEC-C domain-containing protein — translated: MLDARCPCGSDLPEAGCCAAILAGAPAPTALALMRSRYTAYVRGAVDHLIATHDPATRRGVDRAGLVAWTAATTWAGLTIVATVAGGVDDATGIVEFAAAGVHRGAPFTQRERSRFRRLDQRWVYVDGAVAAPERPGPNAPCPCGSGTKYKRCHGRG
- a CDS encoding sigma 54-interacting transcriptional regulator — encoded protein: MTRASPRPRADDHALVGHLLDDLIGAALVLDRELRVRFATPAAEAMLGSQAPLGTSAATLLCGDRGKRPFAEALAEGVPFQALIAHPGRGDAQVRVRSIPIVADVDGPPVGWTVYLADAAEDAGAPVLFHGMWTRDARMKTLFRIVERVADTDETVLVRGETGAGKELVARALHALSPRHAGPFRALNCAALPANLLESELFGHAKGAFTGAIKDNPGHFQLAHGGTLFLDEVAELPLELQAKLLRVLETRTVLPVGGRDPVPVDVRVVSATHRALRAEVEAGRFRADLMFRLRVIPVRLPPLRERPSDVELLTEKLITEWNGHGRRQVVSVAPAAAVALERHAWPGNVRELRNVIAYAFAIGDGPVLELRDLPDELAAPLPLAAEVTVTAAPPLADVGPPEARRIRDALARTAGNRDRAARLLGLSRVTLWRRMRALGIEE